One window of Candidatus Nitrosocosmicus arcticus genomic DNA carries:
- the kdpA gene encoding potassium-transporting ATPase subunit KdpA → MDTTIQFGVLIVGTIGLATIFGTYLARMITFEMRPLEKTLARVESGFYRVIGINATKQMSWKEYFLALFLTNMVVVVFIILILTFQNYLPLSEGKGGFSFDLALNTAISFITDTNLQHYVGDQQLSITSQMVAITFTMFIAPASGIAAAFAFIRSFIRKNYGLGNFYVDLTRIITTLLLPVAVVSALVLMAIGVPQTLQPSLETNTLEGIVNNNSSNSQTINLGPVASLESIKLLGSNGGGFFGSNSGHPFENPTGLSNMYEMFLMLIIPLSFPIAYARLMGKGRGIAILVAMLIGFGTLIVIATAVASGPLLLETRFGSFGSILFDSISLSTNTGAANSALAGMSPEATISFFLAMFVQAIPGAVGKGMMTMIIFVLLTLFIVGLMVGKTPEFMSMKIRPKDIKLAVYIFLLHPAIILIPTVIALGTGNAQVIVGNEVTPMGYTQTLYEYTSAAANNGSDYFGVSADTPFWNYSTGIVMFLGRYLPLAVMLAIAGSFTMKDRKEVIEPIKTQGPLFITVLITLTFLLTALTFFPFLILGPFSI, encoded by the coding sequence TTGGATACGACAATACAATTTGGTGTACTCATTGTAGGGACTATAGGTTTAGCAACCATTTTTGGCACATACCTTGCTAGAATGATAACCTTCGAAATGAGACCATTAGAAAAGACTTTAGCTAGAGTCGAAAGCGGGTTCTATAGAGTAATTGGAATAAATGCTACTAAACAAATGAGCTGGAAAGAGTATTTTCTTGCTTTGTTTCTGACAAACATGGTTGTAGTTGTATTTATCATTCTTATCTTAACATTTCAAAATTATCTTCCATTATCAGAAGGTAAAGGGGGATTTTCTTTTGATCTTGCTCTTAATACAGCAATTTCCTTTATCACCGATACAAATTTGCAACATTATGTTGGAGACCAACAACTTTCTATAACTTCTCAGATGGTTGCAATAACATTTACAATGTTTATAGCCCCGGCATCAGGAATTGCAGCTGCATTTGCATTCATTCGCTCATTTATAAGAAAAAACTATGGCCTTGGAAATTTTTATGTAGATTTGACTAGAATTATTACGACATTACTACTTCCTGTTGCAGTTGTTTCCGCACTAGTCCTGATGGCTATTGGAGTTCCTCAAACTCTTCAACCTTCTCTAGAAACTAACACATTAGAAGGCATTGTTAACAACAATTCATCAAATTCTCAAACAATCAATCTAGGACCTGTTGCTTCTCTTGAATCAATAAAACTATTAGGTAGCAATGGCGGGGGATTCTTTGGCTCAAATTCAGGTCATCCATTTGAAAACCCGACAGGATTATCAAATATGTATGAAATGTTTTTGATGCTAATCATACCGCTTTCTTTTCCTATAGCCTATGCTCGATTAATGGGCAAGGGAAGAGGAATAGCCATCCTTGTAGCTATGCTAATTGGTTTTGGAACTCTAATTGTTATAGCAACTGCCGTAGCAAGCGGACCATTACTGCTAGAAACTCGCTTTGGAAGTTTTGGAAGTATTTTGTTTGATAGCATATCTTTAAGCACAAACACAGGAGCAGCGAATTCTGCTTTGGCCGGAATGTCGCCTGAGGCCACTATCTCATTTTTCCTAGCCATGTTTGTACAGGCAATTCCGGGGGCGGTAGGTAAAGGAATGATGACAATGATTATCTTCGTACTATTGACATTGTTTATTGTGGGACTCATGGTAGGTAAAACACCAGAGTTTATGAGCATGAAAATACGTCCAAAAGATATTAAATTAGCTGTATACATCTTTCTACTACACCCTGCAATAATATTGATACCTACCGTAATAGCTTTAGGTACTGGAAATGCACAAGTAATAGTAGGCAATGAAGTCACTCCTATGGGATATACTCAAACCTTATACGAATATACATCGGCAGCAGCAAATAATGGTTCAGATTACTTTGGCGTTTCTGCTGACACGCCATTCTGGAACTACTCTACGGGTATAGTAATGTTTCTTGGCAGGTATTTACCCCTGGCAGTAATGTTGGCTATAGCTGGTTCATTTACGATGAAAGACAGAAAGGAAGTAATAGAACCGATTAAAACCCAGGGTCCATTATTTATAACTGTTTTAATTACGCTTACTTTCTTACTCACTGCCCTGACTTTCTTTCCGTTCCTAATTTTGGGTCCATTTTCAATTTAG